In the genome of Candidatus Eremiobacterota bacterium, one region contains:
- a CDS encoding NCS2 family permease, producing the protein MDAYFGITRAGSSVPRELRAGLTTFLTMSYALFVNPQVLGSAITGIDDAFSKLLIVTALAAAIGSLLMALVARYPFAQAPGMGLNAYFAYTVVLGQHIAWQTALGAVFISGMLFVVLSVLGVRQAIVRAIPNPLKFAVTAGIGMFLAFIGLKNAGAIVANPATFVTIGSLISPPVLVALFGLIVTSALLVRRVRGAIVVGILAATLLGIVTRAPLYPGAHGALVPFAGFAHGVVALPVWPSGLVGALDVRGALSLGAAAIVFTFFFVDFFDATGTLVALAARAGYLDAKGDIPRARRTFASDGLAAMIGAALGTSTTTAYVESASGIAEGGRTGLTALTVAVLFLLATFLWPLAAVIPAAATAPALIVVGALMLDGLRNVEWDDYAVSIPVFLTIVAMPLTFSIANGVSFGVISYAAIKLLSGRGREVDPLLYLVAALLIARYVWLGG; encoded by the coding sequence ATGGACGCGTACTTCGGGATCACGCGCGCCGGCTCGTCGGTCCCGCGGGAGCTGCGCGCCGGGCTGACGACGTTCTTGACGATGTCGTACGCCCTGTTCGTGAACCCGCAGGTCCTCGGGAGCGCGATCACCGGTATCGACGACGCGTTCTCCAAGCTGCTGATCGTCACCGCGCTCGCCGCCGCGATCGGGAGCTTGCTGATGGCGCTCGTTGCGCGCTACCCGTTCGCGCAAGCGCCGGGGATGGGGCTGAACGCCTACTTCGCGTACACGGTCGTGCTCGGCCAGCACATCGCCTGGCAGACCGCGCTCGGCGCAGTGTTCATCTCGGGAATGCTGTTCGTGGTGCTCTCGGTGCTCGGCGTGCGCCAAGCGATCGTGCGCGCGATTCCGAACCCGCTCAAGTTCGCGGTCACCGCCGGGATCGGGATGTTTCTGGCGTTCATCGGCTTGAAGAACGCCGGCGCGATCGTCGCCAACCCCGCGACGTTCGTCACGATCGGGTCGCTGATCTCGCCGCCGGTGCTGGTCGCGCTGTTCGGCCTCATCGTGACCTCGGCGCTCTTGGTGCGGCGGGTGCGCGGCGCGATCGTCGTCGGGATCCTCGCCGCGACGCTGCTCGGCATCGTCACGCGCGCACCGCTCTATCCCGGAGCGCACGGCGCGCTGGTGCCGTTCGCCGGGTTCGCGCACGGTGTCGTCGCGCTGCCGGTGTGGCCGAGTGGTTTGGTCGGCGCGCTCGACGTGCGCGGCGCGCTCTCGCTGGGCGCGGCGGCAATCGTCTTCACGTTCTTTTTCGTCGACTTCTTCGATGCGACCGGAACGCTGGTCGCGCTCGCCGCCCGCGCCGGCTACCTCGATGCGAAGGGAGACATCCCGCGCGCCCGGCGCACCTTCGCCTCCGACGGTCTCGCCGCGATGATCGGTGCCGCGCTCGGCACCAGCACGACGACCGCGTACGTCGAGAGCGCGAGCGGGATCGCCGAAGGCGGCCGCACCGGGCTGACCGCGCTTACCGTCGCCGTGCTGTTCCTGCTCGCGACGTTCCTCTGGCCGCTTGCCGCCGTGATCCCCGCCGCCGCAACGGCGCCCGCGCTGATCGTCGTCGGCGCGCTGATGCTCGACGGCCTGCGCAACGTCGAGTGGGACGACTACGCCGTGTCGATCCCGGTCTTCTTGACGATCGTCGCGATGCCGCTAACGTTCTCCATCGCCAACGGCGTGAGCTTCGGCGTGATCTCGTACGCCGCGATCAAGCTGCTCAGCGGCCGAGGCAGAGAAGTCGACCCGCTCCTCTACCTCGTCGCCGCCCTGCTGATCGCGCGCTATGTGTGGTTAGGCGGTTAG